One genomic region from Parerythrobacter aestuarii encodes:
- a CDS encoding pirin family protein translates to MIELRPFETLGSANHGWLQANHHFSFAGYHDPARVNWGSLRVWNDDTIAPKSGFPTHPHNDMEIITYVRTGAITHRDSMGNEGRTEAGDVQVMSAGTGVQHSEFNLEDEDTTLFQLWIIPSERGGAPSWGARKFPKDARSGQFVPLASGFANDDDALPIRTDARVLGATVKAGESVTYTPADPSRHLYMVPATGKVRVEDVEAKARDGIAITQLASVTVTALEDSELVLVDAA, encoded by the coding sequence ATGATCGAATTACGTCCCTTTGAAACCCTCGGCTCGGCCAACCACGGCTGGCTGCAGGCCAACCACCATTTCTCCTTCGCCGGCTACCATGATCCTGCGCGGGTCAACTGGGGCAGCCTGCGCGTGTGGAACGATGACACGATCGCTCCCAAGAGCGGCTTCCCCACCCATCCGCACAACGACATGGAGATCATCACCTATGTCCGCACCGGGGCCATCACCCACCGCGACAGCATGGGCAATGAAGGCCGCACCGAAGCGGGCGACGTGCAGGTGATGAGCGCCGGTACCGGCGTGCAACATTCCGAGTTCAACCTCGAGGATGAAGACACCACACTGTTCCAGCTGTGGATCATCCCGTCCGAGCGCGGTGGTGCGCCGAGCTGGGGTGCGCGCAAGTTCCCCAAGGATGCGCGCAGCGGCCAGTTCGTCCCGCTCGCCAGCGGTTTCGCCAATGACGATGACGCGCTGCCGATCCGTACTGATGCCCGTGTGCTGGGCGCAACGGTGAAGGCCGGTGAAAGCGTGACCTACACCCCCGCCGACCCGTCACGACATCTCTACATGGTGCCCGCCACCGGCAAGGTGCGCGTCGAGGACGTCGAAGCCAAGGCGCGCGACGGCATCGCCATCACCCAGCTGGCCAGCGTCACCGTGACCGCGCTCGAAGACAGCGAGCTGGTGCTCGTCGACGCGGCGTAA
- a CDS encoding trans-sulfuration enzyme family protein: protein MKKTTGTDRSITQGWRPATQAVRGGTWRSEHGETSEALFLTSGYTYDDAQTVADRFAGEAEGMTYSRLQNPTVAMLEERIALMEGAEACRAQASGMAAMTTALLCQLSAGDHVVGARAAFGSCRWLLDHLCPRFGIEVSVIDSTDNAAWEASIRPNTKVFFFETPANPTLDVVDLQFVCDLAKAHGITTVVDNAFATSALQKPLEFGADVVAYSATKLMDGQGRVLAGAVCGSEQWINEVLLPFQRNTGPNIAPFNAWVVFKGLETLELRAMRQSENAVALGRFMEGRVPKMLHPGLASHPCHELAKAQMRATGSIFAFDVGDRATAFAVLDALQLVDISNNIGDARSLMCHPASTTHAGMTAEARAEMGVTEGLLRINVGLEDVEDVKEDMDQALKAAGL, encoded by the coding sequence ATGAAGAAGACTACCGGCACCGACCGCTCGATCACCCAGGGCTGGCGCCCGGCCACGCAGGCTGTGCGCGGCGGCACCTGGCGCAGCGAGCACGGCGAAACCAGCGAGGCGCTGTTCCTCACCTCCGGCTATACCTATGACGACGCCCAGACCGTCGCCGACCGATTTGCCGGCGAGGCCGAGGGGATGACCTATTCGCGCCTGCAGAACCCCACCGTCGCCATGCTGGAAGAACGCATCGCGCTGATGGAAGGGGCTGAGGCCTGCCGCGCGCAGGCCAGCGGGATGGCGGCGATGACCACCGCGCTGCTGTGCCAGCTTTCGGCCGGGGACCATGTCGTCGGCGCGCGCGCCGCCTTCGGCTCGTGCCGTTGGTTGCTGGATCACCTGTGCCCGCGCTTCGGTATCGAAGTCAGTGTGATCGACAGTACTGACAACGCCGCATGGGAAGCCTCTATCCGGCCCAACACCAAGGTGTTCTTCTTCGAAACGCCGGCCAACCCGACGCTCGACGTGGTCGACCTGCAGTTCGTTTGCGACCTGGCGAAGGCGCATGGCATCACCACCGTGGTCGACAACGCTTTCGCCACCAGCGCGCTGCAAAAGCCGCTTGAGTTCGGGGCCGACGTCGTGGCCTACAGTGCGACCAAGCTGATGGACGGGCAGGGCCGCGTGCTCGCCGGCGCTGTGTGCGGCAGCGAACAATGGATCAACGAAGTACTGCTGCCTTTCCAGCGCAACACCGGGCCCAACATCGCGCCGTTCAATGCCTGGGTCGTTTTCAAGGGGCTGGAAACGCTCGAACTGCGCGCCATGCGCCAGAGCGAAAACGCGGTGGCGCTGGGCCGCTTCATGGAAGGCCGGGTGCCGAAGATGCTCCACCCGGGCCTCGCCAGCCACCCGTGCCACGAACTGGCGAAAGCGCAGATGCGCGCGACCGGCTCGATCTTCGCCTTCGACGTCGGCGACCGGGCCACCGCCTTCGCCGTGCTCGATGCATTGCAGCTGGTAGATATCTCCAACAATATCGGCGACGCGCGCAGCCTGATGTGCCACCCGGCCAGCACGACCCACGCTGGCATGACCGCTGAAGCGCGCGCCGAGATGGGCGTCACCGAGGGCCTGTTGCGCATCAACGTCGGGCTGGAAGATGTCGAGGATGTGAAAGAGGATATGGACCAGGCGCTGAAAGCTGCCGGGTTATAG
- a CDS encoding phospholipid carrier-dependent glycosyltransferase produces MQAAHDRSEDPRLATLALTSLFLAVCLWRVATPSIAYFDEVHYLPAARALLDGSEWINAEHPPLGKHILAAGIAIFGDNPFGWRFFPALFGAIALYAFSRALWEASRLRFATLAYCWLLGTGFQLIVQARIAMLDIFMVAFFALALWQLARAVRAPEEGRKRLALAGLALGAAMASKWNAVPLAMLPGMAFLGARFMAGRRRLLVSKRGAPVPGVSLLEATVWLGAVPLAVYFASFVPVWMMAEHPFGDRGLIGIQQMMLEMQQSVKQPHPYQSTWAQWITNTRGIWYLYEEVDGAYRGVLLIGNPFTMLAGLPALLWCGWVALAKKRIDALAVAVLFAASFGFWIVAAKPIQFYYHYLLPSCFLLAALALALDALKQRGMAPVSYATLAASAAFFVFFFPVLTAMKLQDSGSFVTWTWIEGWR; encoded by the coding sequence ATGCAGGCGGCGCACGACCGATCAGAGGATCCCCGGCTGGCGACGCTGGCGCTGACATCGCTGTTCCTTGCCGTGTGCCTGTGGCGGGTCGCCACCCCATCGATCGCCTATTTCGACGAAGTGCATTACCTGCCCGCCGCGCGCGCACTGCTCGACGGCAGCGAGTGGATCAACGCCGAGCATCCGCCGCTGGGCAAGCACATTCTCGCCGCCGGGATCGCGATCTTCGGCGACAATCCGTTCGGCTGGCGCTTCTTCCCGGCATTGTTCGGCGCGATCGCGCTCTACGCCTTTAGCCGCGCGCTGTGGGAAGCGAGTCGGCTGCGGTTTGCGACGCTCGCCTATTGCTGGTTGCTGGGGACGGGTTTCCAGCTCATCGTCCAGGCCCGCATTGCCATGCTCGACATCTTCATGGTGGCGTTCTTCGCGCTGGCGCTGTGGCAGCTTGCCCGCGCTGTGCGCGCACCGGAAGAAGGTCGCAAGCGGCTGGCTCTCGCAGGGTTGGCGCTGGGCGCGGCGATGGCGAGCAAATGGAACGCCGTGCCGCTGGCCATGCTGCCCGGGATGGCCTTCCTCGGGGCCCGTTTCATGGCCGGGCGGCGGCGACTCCTCGTCAGCAAGCGCGGCGCACCTGTGCCGGGCGTTTCGCTGCTCGAGGCGACAGTGTGGCTCGGCGCAGTGCCGCTGGCGGTGTATTTTGCCAGCTTTGTGCCCGTCTGGATGATGGCTGAGCACCCCTTTGGCGATCGCGGGCTGATCGGTATCCAGCAGATGATGCTGGAAATGCAGCAGAGCGTGAAGCAGCCCCATCCCTACCAGAGCACTTGGGCGCAATGGATCACCAACACCCGCGGCATCTGGTATCTCTATGAGGAGGTCGACGGCGCATATCGCGGTGTGCTCCTGATCGGCAATCCCTTCACCATGCTGGCAGGCCTGCCAGCGCTGCTGTGGTGCGGCTGGGTGGCGCTAGCGAAGAAACGCATAGATGCGCTGGCGGTGGCGGTGCTGTTCGCTGCCAGCTTCGGCTTCTGGATCGTCGCCGCCAAGCCGATCCAGTTCTACTACCACTATCTCCTGCCCAGCTGCTTTCTTCTCGCGGCGCTGGCCTTGGCGCTCGATGCACTCAAGCAGCGCGGAATGGCGCCAGTGAGCTATGCTACACTGGCCGCAAGCGCGGCGTTCTTCGTGTTCTTCTTCCCGGTGCTGACGGCGATGAAGCTCCAGGATTCGGGCAGCTTCGTCACCTGGACCTGGATCGAGGGCTGGCGCTAG
- a CDS encoding accessory factor UbiK family protein, whose product MQSKNPAIADFVKLVNGAAGTFAGMGREARESARERVREAMGGIDFVSREEFDTVKAMAAKAREENEALKKRLDELEAKLSK is encoded by the coding sequence ATGCAAAGCAAGAACCCCGCCATCGCCGATTTCGTCAAACTGGTGAACGGAGCCGCCGGCACCTTCGCCGGCATGGGCCGCGAAGCGCGCGAAAGCGCGCGCGAGCGGGTCCGCGAAGCGATGGGTGGGATCGACTTCGTCAGTCGCGAGGAATTCGACACGGTCAAAGCCATGGCCGCCAAGGCGCGCGAAGAGAACGAAGCGCTGAAGAAGCGGCTTGATGAGCTGGAAGCGAAGCTCAGCAAGTAG
- a CDS encoding glycosyltransferase: protein MPLDLAIILPTLNERDNIAPLVERLDAALHGITWEAIVVDDNSVDGTADTARELARSDPRIRVIQRIGRRGLASAVIEGACATAAPHVAVMDADHQHDPKLLPNMLETVRSGAADVVVASRFLVGGSAAGLDTARREQGSRLANALARRLTGTELSDPMSGYFLLETGRVRDLAPRLSGIGFKILLDILSASPERLRVAEVPLQFAERRTGESKLDKVVAFEFLVGLYERYFGQIVPTRFMLFATVGGLGVGVHMAVLALLFAVLGSGFALAQALATFGAMSFNFWLNNWLTYRDQRLKGAWAVLRGWTSFCLTCAIGAIANVALASWLKEAGVYWVLAALAGIVIGAVWNYALSSRFVWGRF, encoded by the coding sequence GTGCCCCTCGACCTCGCCATCATCCTGCCGACGCTGAACGAGCGCGACAATATTGCCCCGCTGGTCGAGCGGCTGGACGCGGCGCTGCATGGGATCACGTGGGAAGCCATCGTGGTCGACGACAACAGCGTTGACGGCACCGCCGATACCGCGCGCGAGCTGGCCCGCAGCGACCCGCGCATCCGGGTGATCCAGCGCATCGGGCGGCGCGGATTGGCGAGCGCGGTGATCGAAGGGGCATGTGCCACCGCTGCACCGCATGTTGCAGTGATGGATGCCGACCACCAGCACGACCCGAAGCTATTGCCTAACATGCTGGAGACCGTTCGCAGCGGCGCGGCGGATGTCGTCGTTGCCAGTCGCTTCCTTGTCGGTGGGAGTGCAGCGGGGCTGGACACTGCGCGGCGGGAGCAGGGTTCACGGCTCGCCAATGCGCTGGCCCGGCGGTTGACCGGGACCGAGCTCTCCGATCCCATGTCCGGCTACTTCCTGCTTGAAACCGGGCGCGTGCGCGACCTTGCCCCGCGCCTGTCAGGGATCGGCTTCAAGATCCTGCTCGATATTCTGTCAGCCTCGCCCGAGCGGCTGCGCGTGGCCGAAGTCCCGCTGCAATTCGCTGAGCGGCGGACAGGAGAGAGCAAGCTCGACAAGGTTGTGGCGTTCGAGTTCCTCGTCGGGCTCTACGAGCGCTATTTCGGCCAGATCGTGCCGACCCGCTTCATGCTGTTTGCGACTGTCGGTGGGCTGGGCGTAGGCGTCCACATGGCCGTGTTGGCGCTGCTGTTCGCTGTGCTTGGTAGCGGCTTCGCGCTGGCACAGGCGCTGGCGACCTTCGGCGCGATGAGCTTCAACTTCTGGCTCAACAACTGGCTGACCTACCGCGACCAGCGGTTGAAAGGCGCTTGGGCGGTACTGCGCGGCTGGACCAGTTTCTGCCTGACCTGCGCGATCGGCGCGATAGCCAATGTTGCGCTGGCAAGCTGGCTGAAAGAAGCAGGCGTGTACTGGGTGCTGGCAGCGTTGGCCGGGATCGTGATCGGCGCGGTTTGGAACTACGCGCTGTCGAGCCGCTTCGTCTGGGGGCGCTTCTAG
- the recO gene encoding DNA repair protein RecO — protein MNIRAPAILVAARSHGETAVIARLLTEEFGLVAGYVAGGRGRQLRPVVIPGNMVEMDLRAKSDSQLPFARLELVQSRGPWLGEPLPAAAIQWATALTATALPERNPYPSLYSALSALLEAVCQAPSARGWAPAMLAYEALLLRELGYGGARPEAGALPQVLAAMEKLADPLQRYLLADRRGDTLAAREQLMERLRKMV, from the coding sequence ATGAACATCCGCGCCCCTGCCATCCTTGTCGCTGCCCGCTCGCATGGCGAGACGGCGGTGATCGCGCGGCTGTTGACCGAGGAGTTCGGGCTCGTCGCCGGCTATGTTGCCGGCGGGCGCGGGCGGCAGCTGCGGCCGGTGGTGATTCCGGGCAATATGGTCGAGATGGACTTGCGCGCGAAGTCCGACAGCCAGTTGCCCTTTGCCAGGCTGGAACTGGTCCAGAGCCGTGGACCCTGGCTGGGCGAACCGCTGCCCGCCGCGGCGATCCAGTGGGCGACCGCGCTGACCGCAACAGCACTGCCTGAACGCAATCCCTATCCCAGTCTTTACAGCGCCTTGTCGGCACTTCTTGAGGCGGTGTGCCAGGCACCTTCGGCGCGCGGCTGGGCCCCGGCGATGCTGGCCTATGAAGCGCTGCTGCTGCGCGAGCTGGGCTATGGCGGGGCGCGGCCCGAGGCGGGTGCGCTACCGCAGGTTTTGGCGGCGATGGAAAAACTGGCTGACCCGCTGCAGCGCTATTTGCTAGCCGACCGGCGCGGCGACACGCTGGCAGCGCGCGAGCAGCTGATGGAGCGGCTGCGCAAGATGGTCTGA
- the leuB gene encoding 3-isopropylmalate dehydrogenase: MKIAVFPGDGIGPEVTAEAVRVLEALRLPGLTLFEGDVGATAYRRHGHPLPEETLIMAREADAVLFGAVGDPACDHLERALRPEQAVLGLRAELGLFANLRPATMFAGLEEHSALRPEVARQIDLLIVRELNGDVYFGAKGQRVTESGEREGWDNMSYSESEVRRIAHTAFRAAQGRGKKLTSVDKANVLETSQLWRDVVIEVAADYPEVSLDHLYVDNAAMQLVRAPGQFDVIVTGNLFGDILSDQASMCVGSIGLLPSASLGERQTAHGTFGLYEPIHGSAPDIAGQGKANPLAAILSAAMMLRHSFGLEEAAAKVEAAVGATVRDGVLGADLGGTASTKEIADAVLARL, from the coding sequence ATGAAAATAGCGGTTTTTCCCGGTGACGGTATCGGCCCCGAAGTGACCGCAGAGGCCGTACGCGTGCTCGAGGCGCTGAGGCTGCCGGGGCTGACGCTGTTCGAAGGCGACGTGGGTGCGACCGCTTACCGTCGGCATGGCCACCCGCTGCCCGAAGAGACACTGATCATGGCGCGCGAGGCCGATGCCGTGCTGTTCGGCGCGGTCGGCGATCCGGCGTGCGACCACCTCGAACGCGCGCTGCGGCCCGAGCAGGCGGTGCTGGGCCTGCGTGCCGAGCTGGGGCTGTTCGCCAACCTCCGCCCGGCGACGATGTTTGCGGGGCTGGAAGAGCATTCAGCGTTGCGCCCGGAAGTCGCGCGCCAGATCGACCTGCTGATCGTCCGCGAACTCAATGGCGATGTCTATTTCGGGGCCAAGGGCCAGCGCGTGACCGAGAGCGGCGAGCGCGAAGGGTGGGACAATATGTCCTATTCCGAAAGCGAAGTACGCCGCATTGCTCACACCGCCTTCCGCGCGGCGCAGGGGCGCGGCAAGAAGCTGACCAGCGTCGACAAGGCCAATGTGCTGGAAACCAGCCAGCTGTGGCGCGATGTCGTAATCGAAGTGGCGGCGGACTATCCCGAGGTCAGCCTCGACCACCTCTATGTCGACAACGCCGCGATGCAGCTGGTGCGCGCGCCGGGGCAGTTCGACGTGATCGTCACCGGCAACCTCTTCGGCGATATCCTGTCCGACCAGGCCAGCATGTGCGTCGGCTCGATCGGCCTGCTGCCGAGCGCGTCGCTGGGCGAGCGGCAGACCGCACATGGCACCTTCGGGCTCTACGAACCCATCCACGGCAGCGCGCCCGATATCGCCGGGCAGGGCAAGGCCAATCCGCTGGCGGCGATCCTTTCTGCCGCCATGATGCTGCGCCACAGCTTCGGGCTGGAGGAAGCTGCGGCGAAGGTCGAAGCGGCGGTCGGTGCGACCGTGCGCGACGGTGTGCTGGGGGCAGACCTCGGCGGCACCGCCTCGACCAAGGAAATTGCTGACGCGGTGCTCGCGCGGCTTTAG
- a CDS encoding branched-chain amino acid aminotransferase: MQFTTLPHPSPMPAAERDARLADPGFGTLFSDHMVTIDYDEAAGGWQDGVVGPRQPIALDPAAAVLHYAQEIFEGMKAYKQPDGGIALFRPEANAARFNASADRLAMPHLPEDVFIEAIRQLLAADKDWFPTVEGGSLYLRPFMIATEAFLGVRPAKQYKFMVIASPAGNYFKSGAKAVSIWISDYTRAAPGGTGAAKCGGNYAASLVPTGQAFAKGHDQVLFLDAVERKWIEELGGMNLFFVMDDGRVITPPLTGTILPGITRDSLITLLREEGLDVREEMYSIDQWREDAASGKLVETMACGTAAVVTAVGKVAGPDGEFTIGAGGIGQTTAKLREKLVGIQTGTVADTHGWVMKV, translated from the coding sequence ATGCAATTCACCACCCTTCCCCACCCCTCGCCCATGCCTGCTGCCGAGCGCGATGCGCGGCTGGCCGATCCCGGTTTCGGCACGCTGTTTTCCGATCATATGGTCACCATCGACTATGACGAAGCGGCAGGCGGCTGGCAGGACGGCGTGGTCGGCCCGCGCCAGCCGATCGCGCTCGATCCGGCGGCGGCCGTGCTGCACTACGCGCAGGAAATCTTTGAGGGGATGAAGGCCTACAAGCAGCCCGATGGCGGGATTGCGCTGTTCCGGCCCGAGGCTAATGCCGCGCGCTTCAACGCTTCTGCCGATCGCCTCGCCATGCCGCATTTGCCCGAGGATGTGTTCATCGAAGCGATCCGGCAGCTGCTGGCGGCAGACAAGGACTGGTTCCCGACCGTCGAAGGCGGCTCACTCTACCTGCGCCCCTTCATGATCGCGACCGAGGCCTTCCTCGGCGTGCGTCCGGCCAAGCAATACAAGTTCATGGTCATCGCTTCGCCGGCAGGCAATTACTTCAAGTCGGGTGCCAAGGCGGTCAGCATCTGGATTTCGGACTATACCCGCGCGGCCCCCGGCGGCACCGGCGCGGCCAAGTGCGGCGGCAACTACGCCGCCAGCCTCGTCCCCACCGGGCAGGCCTTTGCCAAGGGGCATGACCAGGTGCTGTTCCTCGACGCGGTCGAGCGCAAGTGGATAGAGGAGCTAGGCGGCATGAACCTGTTCTTCGTGATGGACGACGGGCGCGTTATCACCCCGCCGCTGACCGGCACGATCCTGCCCGGTATCACCCGCGACAGCCTCATCACCCTGCTGCGCGAGGAAGGCCTCGACGTGCGCGAGGAAATGTACAGCATCGACCAGTGGCGCGAGGATGCGGCGAGCGGCAAGCTCGTCGAGACCATGGCCTGCGGCACCGCTGCGGTTGTGACAGCGGTTGGGAAAGTCGCGGGGCCCGACGGCGAATTCACCATCGGCGCCGGCGGCATTGGCCAGACCACCGCCAAGCTGCGCGAAAAGCTGGTCGGCATCCAGACCGGCACGGTGGCGGATACGCACGGCTGGGTGATGAAGGTCTAG
- a CDS encoding LysR family transcriptional regulator produces MKIGEPSLDQLRIFLSVEEEGSFGGAARRMGRAVSAISYGIAQMEAQLGVTLFAREGSRKPVLTEAGKGLLPEARAIADRADALLAKTRSLHAGLESEVGLVVDVMVPGEATAQVLRDFRTMFPTVALELRVEGLGAVAACLLDGGSLLAIGGPVIGDHPELERQVIGEEELVPVAAPDHPLAQPGIAPGASREHLQLILTDRSSLTEGREFSVLSPQSWRLGDLGAKHALLKQGIGWGNMPRHMIRGDLASGSLVELDLPEKPGAPYVLSAIWRRDARPGPATSWLIDAFRERLAECPA; encoded by the coding sequence ATGAAGATCGGCGAGCCCAGCCTCGACCAGCTGCGCATCTTCCTGAGCGTGGAGGAAGAGGGCAGTTTTGGCGGCGCCGCGCGGCGCATGGGGCGGGCGGTTTCCGCCATCAGTTACGGCATCGCGCAGATGGAAGCGCAGCTGGGCGTGACGCTGTTTGCCCGCGAAGGATCGCGCAAGCCTGTCCTGACCGAGGCGGGCAAGGGCTTGCTGCCTGAAGCCCGCGCAATCGCCGACCGCGCCGATGCCTTGCTTGCCAAGACCCGCAGCCTGCACGCCGGGCTGGAAAGCGAAGTCGGGCTGGTGGTCGACGTCATGGTGCCGGGCGAGGCGACCGCGCAGGTGCTGCGTGATTTCCGCACCATGTTCCCGACCGTTGCGCTGGAGCTGCGGGTCGAAGGCCTGGGGGCGGTGGCCGCCTGCCTGCTCGACGGCGGTTCCCTTCTGGCCATCGGCGGCCCGGTGATTGGCGATCATCCTGAGCTCGAGCGGCAAGTCATCGGCGAGGAGGAGCTGGTGCCGGTCGCGGCCCCCGATCACCCGTTGGCGCAGCCCGGTATCGCCCCGGGCGCAAGCCGCGAGCACCTACAGCTGATCCTCACCGACCGCTCGTCCCTCACCGAAGGGCGCGAATTTTCCGTCCTCAGCCCGCAGAGCTGGCGGCTGGGCGACCTCGGGGCCAAGCACGCGCTGCTCAAACAAGGGATCGGCTGGGGCAACATGCCGCGCCACATGATTCGGGGCGATCTCGCGAGCGGCTCGCTGGTAGAGCTCGACCTGCCTGAGAAGCCCGGCGCGCCCTATGTGCTCAGCGCAATCTGGCGGCGCGACGCGCGGCCGGGCCCTGCCACCAGCTGGCTGATCGACGCCTTTCGCGAGCGACTGGCGGAGTGTCCTGCCTAG
- a CDS encoding TetR/AcrR family transcriptional regulator: MSKPSRSGAMSREMLLPQLAAHVLDHGLAGLSLRPLAKAAGTSDRMLLYHFGSKEKLVAGLLEYLAQTFAGALDQAFPTGRCSSRRACYEQVMEVTGRPEFAPFLRLWWDIVAGCARGNSAHLASAGDIMELLLDWVERHLPEDDPDPSAGARFVLTMIEGSQMLDAVGKKSFTKRVGFALN; the protein is encoded by the coding sequence ATGAGCAAGCCTTCCCGTTCCGGCGCGATGTCACGCGAAATGCTCTTGCCGCAGTTGGCGGCGCATGTGCTGGATCATGGACTGGCCGGGCTGAGCCTGCGCCCGCTGGCGAAGGCGGCCGGGACCAGCGACCGCATGCTGCTTTACCACTTCGGTTCCAAGGAAAAGCTCGTCGCCGGCTTGCTGGAGTACCTGGCGCAAACGTTTGCAGGCGCACTTGACCAGGCCTTCCCCACCGGTCGGTGTTCGTCACGCCGGGCCTGCTACGAGCAAGTCATGGAAGTCACTGGCCGGCCGGAGTTTGCCCCCTTCCTGCGTCTTTGGTGGGACATTGTTGCCGGCTGTGCCCGGGGGAATTCAGCCCATCTTGCGAGCGCTGGCGACATCATGGAACTGTTGCTTGACTGGGTCGAACGGCACCTGCCGGAAGACGATCCCGATCCGTCCGCCGGAGCGCGATTCGTGCTTACAATGATCGAAGGCAGTCAAATGCTCGACGCTGTTGGGAAGAAATCTTTCACAAAGAGGGTCGGATTCGCATTGAATTGA
- a CDS encoding TspO/MBR family protein: MSTLASKAQLRASFIRWALFAVPAVLLAAFLVQQFTPGGPGNYWYDSLEKPAINPPSYLFGIVWPILYVLMGIALALVLSAWGAKGRTAAIVLFVVQFVVNLAWSPVYFSLQQIDWALGLIVVLDVLVIATIVLFWRVRMLAGILLLPYLAWILFATVLNFQFLQLNPDASGMGDDDGGVVQTIEL; the protein is encoded by the coding sequence ATGAGCACGCTGGCTTCCAAGGCGCAATTGCGCGCGAGTTTTATCCGTTGGGCCCTGTTTGCGGTGCCCGCAGTCCTGCTGGCGGCATTCCTGGTGCAGCAGTTCACGCCGGGTGGCCCCGGCAATTACTGGTACGACAGCCTTGAAAAGCCCGCGATCAATCCGCCGAGCTACCTGTTCGGGATCGTGTGGCCTATCCTCTATGTGCTGATGGGCATCGCACTGGCGCTGGTGCTGTCGGCCTGGGGTGCCAAGGGGCGCACGGCGGCAATCGTGCTCTTCGTAGTCCAGTTCGTAGTCAACCTGGCGTGGAGCCCGGTGTATTTCTCGCTTCAGCAAATCGACTGGGCGCTTGGCCTGATCGTCGTGCTCGACGTGCTGGTGATCGCGACCATCGTGCTGTTCTGGCGGGTGCGGATGCTGGCCGGTATCCTGCTGCTACCCTATCTTGCGTGGATCCTGTTCGCGACCGTGCTCAACTTCCAGTTCCTGCAATTGAACCCTGATGCCAGCGGCATGGGCGATGACGACGGCGGGGTCGTGCAGACGATTGAATTGTAG
- the trhO gene encoding oxygen-dependent tRNA uridine(34) hydroxylase TrhO, which translates to MIEAPITVAALYQFTRFEDPTAIRGPLLAACEEAGIKGTLLLAREGINGTIAGSHNGIGAVLAHIRKLPGCANLDVKFSGADEPPFHRMKVRLKREIVTMGEPDIDPTLGVGHYVDPHDWNALISDPDTIVIDTRNDYEVAAGTFRGALDPSTKSFREFPEWFRAHRAELEGKKIAMFCTGGIRCEKSTSFLRSEGIDEVYHLKGGILKYLEDVPENETLWDGECFVFDERVTVTHGLEQGTHVLCRACRRPVSPEGQQSPAYEEGISCPACVDERDEAQRARYRERQRQEELARKRGAAHVGAEFPPEG; encoded by the coding sequence ATGATTGAAGCACCAATCACCGTTGCCGCGCTTTACCAGTTTACGCGGTTCGAGGATCCCACGGCCATCCGCGGGCCATTGCTCGCGGCCTGTGAGGAAGCCGGGATCAAAGGCACGCTGCTACTCGCGCGCGAGGGGATCAACGGGACGATTGCCGGGTCGCACAACGGCATCGGCGCAGTGCTGGCGCATATCCGCAAGCTGCCGGGATGCGCCAATCTCGACGTAAAATTCTCCGGCGCGGACGAGCCGCCGTTCCACCGCATGAAGGTGCGCCTCAAGCGCGAGATCGTGACCATGGGCGAGCCCGATATCGATCCCACGCTGGGCGTCGGCCACTATGTCGATCCGCATGACTGGAACGCGCTGATCAGCGATCCCGATACGATCGTGATTGACACCCGCAACGACTATGAAGTCGCTGCCGGGACCTTTCGCGGCGCGCTCGATCCTTCGACCAAAAGCTTCCGCGAGTTCCCCGAATGGTTCCGCGCCCACCGCGCAGAGCTGGAAGGCAAGAAAATCGCGATGTTCTGCACCGGCGGGATCCGCTGCGAGAAATCGACCAGCTTCCTGCGCTCCGAAGGGATCGACGAGGTCTATCACTTGAAGGGCGGCATCCTGAAATATCTCGAGGACGTCCCCGAGAACGAGACGCTGTGGGATGGCGAATGCTTCGTCTTCGACGAGCGGGTCACTGTGACGCACGGGCTCGAGCAAGGCACCCATGTCCTGTGCCGCGCCTGCCGCCGCCCGGTCAGCCCCGAAGGCCAGCAGTCACCCGCCTACGAGGAAGGCATCAGCTGCCCCGCCTGCGTGGACGAGCGCGACGAAGCGCAGCGCGCCCGCTACCGCGAACGCCAGCGGCAGGAAGAGCTCGCTCGAAAGCGCGGCGCAGCGCATGTCGGCGCGGAATTCCCGCCGGAGGGCTAG